The DNA segment GCGATCAGCGCCATTCGCGAGCAGGAACCCGATGTCTTATTGCTGTCAGCTGTCCGCGGGGATGGTCTACAGGAGCTTCAAGAGTGGCTACGTGGGCAATTCTTTGATGCTGATGCAAAATCGCCTGCGATGACAACAAGCAACTTGTCATAATGGCTGAGTTAATCAGCGCGCTTCAGACACCGCACGCTTTGATTACTTTATCGGTTTTAGGTCTCGCGGTGATTCTATTCGTCACCGGAGCTTTAGCTCCAGAGTTGACGGGTTTACTCAGCTTAGGATTGCTCCTGGCAAGTGGGGTTCTGACCCCCCGAGAAGCTCTCGCCGGCTTTGGTAGCCCTGCCCTCATAACGTTGATAGGTTTGTTTCCTGTCTCAGCAGCACTCTTCAAGAGTGGAGCCCTCGATCGTCTACGGAGCCTGATCGCCTCAGAACAAATCCGTTCCCCACGACGGCTCATCGCCTTGATGGCTTTTGTCATTGCTCCAGTCTCAGGCGTTGTTCCTAATACGCCAGTCGTGGCATCGTTATTGCCCGTTATTGAAAACTGGTGCCATCGCCATGACATCTCACCATCAAGAGTGTTACTCCCCCTATCCTTTTCCACAGTTCTAGGGGGCACGCTCACACTGCTGGGTAGCTCAGTGAACCTGCTTATCAGCGATATTAGCCAACAGCTCGGTTATGGCCCTTTTGAGCTGTTCAGTTTCACATTGATTGGCCTGCCTGTATGGCTTGTGGGGGCTTTGTATCTAGTTATGGCTCCTCGAATACTACTGCCAGACCGCGGTCATGATCTTGATGACCTAAACCTGAGTTCCCAACGCAGCGGATACTGCACTGAGGTCACCATCCCATCCGACTCAGAACTGGTGGGGCGATCACTGCTCAACAGTCGTCTACAACGTCGGTTTGATGTCGACGTGCTCGAACTTCAACGAGGGAGTGAGAGGCTCTTGCCGCCATTGGCTGACCGCCTTCTTGAGGCTGGTGATCATTTGATTTTGCGTGTCACTCGTGCGGACTTACTTCGTTTGCAACAGGATCAAACAGTACATCTGACAACCCAGAAACAGAAACCCGGCTCTAGCCTCGATCCTGGGCAAGGAAGCGGCCAAAAAACAATAGAGGCTTTGTTACCAGCAGGATCAACCCTGGCGGGAGCAAGTTTGCGGGAATTGCGATTTCGACAAAGGCACAACGCTACAGTATTAGCCCTGCGCCGTGGCCAAGAGACCGTTCAAGAGCGGCTGGGACAAGTGGTACTTCGAGGAGGTGATGTGTTGTTGTTACAAGCACCACTCGACTCTATACGCGGCCTTCAATCCAGCAATGATCTTCTTGTACTCGACCGGTTGGAAGACGATCTCCCTACTGTTGGCCGCAAACCGGTCATGGTAAGCATCACTGTTTTGATGCTGATATTGCCCACCATCACCCCGATGCCGCTGGTTGCTGCAGTTCTACTTGCCATGGTGTCGGTCGTTGCTACCGGCTGCCTCAACCTTGGCGAACTGCAACGCTCCATCCGCCTCGATGTCTTTCTACTGCTTGGATCCTTGACCAGTTTTAGCGTTGCTCTCCAGGCTACAGGCTTAGCAGATGCGTTGGCTTCCAGTGTGCAGCAATGGATCGACGGCTGGCCGACTTACAACGCACTAGTAGTAATTTTCATCGGTACAACGCTATTAACCCAGATCATGAGTAATGCGGCTTCAGTTGCATTACTAGCCCCCGTTGCAGTGCAATTAGCACCAGCTCTCGGGTTGTCGCCTTCCGCTCTGTTGATTACCGTGTTATTTGGAACCAGCCAATCGTTTCTGACCCCTGTGGGATACCAAACCAACTTGATGGTATTTGGCCCAGGTAGGTACTGTTTTCTCGATGTCACTCGTTATGGCTTGGGACTGACCTTGATCATGACCACACTTGTGCCCACACTAATTCTCTGGCATTACAGCTGATCCTGAATAATACTGGTCGCACCGAGACACATCCTTTGCTTGCCCGACAGGCTATCCAGCAAAATCAGGGCTGGCGTATTCGCCTTACTGTGCCGCAATTCACCGTAGTGACTGCATTACTTGTAGTGCTGCTCGGTACGCTGCTATTAGCAACATCATTATGTTCATCAACTCGCGTCGGACTTTGGGAAGCCCTATTCACGGCGACTTCCGCCATCACCGTTACCGGATTATCAATTATTGATGTTGGAGTTGATCTTACTGGCGTTGGCCAAGCAGTTCTGGCTCTGATGATCCTGACGGGTGGACTTGGGTTGATGGCTATTACCACTTTCCTTCAGGGATTTGTAATGCATGGCACAGCGCTGCGACGACGATTAGACCGCGGTCAAACTCTCGACGAATTTGGTGTGGGTGGGGTCGGTAGCACTTTTCGCGCCATCACCCTAACCGCCCTTGTGGTGATTACGCTAGGAGCGGTGGTGCTTTATAATTACGGATTCGACGACATTTCCAATAGCCGAGAAAGATTGTGGGCCGCTGTATTCCATAGCATTTCAGCTTACAATAACGCTGGCTTTGGACTTTGGTCAAACAGCTTAGAGCGATACCACTCCAGTCCCACCGTAAACGCTGTGGTGATGCTGCTCGTCATCATGGGAGGGCTGGGTTGGAGGGTAACTAGTGACGTAGCAAGACAAGGATTACGGCCTAATCGTCGTCGGCTCAGCCTACATTCACGACTGGTTATCCATACCACCATGCTCCTCATTGGATTCGGAACTCTAGGTCTGGCAATGACCGAATGGCTGAATAAAGGTGAGGTGTTTATTGAAATGACATGGCCTGAACGTTGGATGACCGCTTTGTTTGAATCCGTGACCGCTCGCACCGCAGGCTTCACCACAATTCCTTTGTCTCTAGAAAACATCACGGAGTCAGGACTGCTGTTACTGATGACCTTGATGTTCATTGGCGCCAGTCCCGGTGGAACTGGCGGAGGTATTAAAACCACCACGGTAGTGGCACTGATGGCCGCAACACGTTCTACCCTGCGTGGCCGAGAAGCGGTTGTGATTCGCAATCGCGAGATTACCGACAAGATCGTGTTAAGGGCTGTTGGTATAACTATGGCTTCTCTACTGTTTGTATTGGGGATGGCTCTGCTGATAAGCATTGGCAGCAATCTCAACGGGGGGGATTCATTCACATTTTTAGAAATGCTATTTACTTGTATTTCAGCTTTCGCTACCGTGGGGCTTGATTTAGGTGTTATTGAAAAACTAAGTCACTTCGGTCAAACGGTACTACTTATTGGTATGTTTGTGGGGCGACTCGGCATCCTTCTTTTACTCAGTGCGATCTGGGAGACAGCAACCAGAGAACAAATTCATATTTATCGCCAAAATCGAATTGGTTATCCTCGCGAAGATCTATATGTCTGAGTACATTCAAAGGATCGTAAATCTATGAAGGAGTGGTGGCGGTGGAGCCCGCTTCAAAATGGTGAGCGTCTTGGCTTCGCCATCATTGGGGTTGGACGTTTCGGCATCGCAGTTTGCCGAGAATTACTCCAAAACGGAGCTGATGTACTGGCTGTAGATCGTTCCGCACGAGCTGTTGAGGAATTGCGTCAGGTGGAACAGAGCATGGAAGCTCGCATAGTCGATTGCACAGATGAAGAATCGCTGAGAGAAGCAGGTGTCCTCGATATGGGCACCGTAGTAGTTGCCATCAGTGAACCGATTGAAGCCAGCATCACGGCAACGCTAATTGCCAAGGACAGCGATGGCTCTCGGGTAAAGCAGGTGATTGCACGCGCGACCAGTGACTTACACGAAAAGATGCTCAAAAGGGTTGGCGCTGATCGGGTGATCTTTCCCTCAAGGATGCAAGGAGAACGCCTTGGCCTCGAACTCGTGCGTCCCAACTTGATGGAGCGTTTAGCCCTGGATGGGCAGCACTGCATAGAAGAGATTAAAGTTCCAGAGCTCTTTGTCGGACGATCCCTGCGGGATTTAAACTTGCGCAAAAACTTTCGGGTGAATGTTCTAGCTGCTGGTTCCCAGAGCAGCTTAACTGTGAATCCACCGGCATCCCATGTGCTTGAGCAGGGGCATTTACTTGTTGTGATGGGCCTTGTGGATGACTTGCGGCGTCTTCCCAAGATGTAAAACTAATGCGCTGTTTAGGGCTAATGAGCGGCACTAGCGCTGATGGGGTAGATGCCGTTTTGGCTGATTTTCAAGGCGCTCCAAATAGGCCGAAATGGCAGCTAATCCGTCACATACACAGCCCATACCCAGAGAGCCTGAAACAGCGAGTGGTAGACGCTGGACAAAGTAAAGCTTACAGCGCAGAAGCTTGGCTTGATTTGGCCGAAGCGATCACAGAAGCCCAAGTCAGGGCCGCGCAATCCTGCGATCCCGGCGAGGAAGCGTACCTTATCGGCTGTCATGGCCAAACCGTTTGTCATCGTCCCCCCAATAGCAAGCAACGTGGGGCCAGTTGGCAAGTGTTGCAAGCGCCTCTACTGGCCCAGCTACTAGGCCGTCCCGTAATTTACGACTTCCGTGCAACAGATCTAGCTCTTGGCGGCCAAGGAGCGCCACTCGTCTGCAAGGCTGATGCTGCTCTTATAGGAAGAATTGATGGTTGGCGCGCTTTCCTCAACCTTGGCGGTATAAGCAACCTTACCCTGATTCCGCCGCGCTGTGGACCTGAACGTTTCGCTGCCATGCGGGGGTGGGACTGCGGCCCCGCTAACAGTCTAATCGATCTTGCCGTCCAACACTTCAGTGACCGGGCACTAAACTTTGATTGCGGTGGAGCCATGGCGTTAGCCGGTCGTTGTGATGAGATGACAATTCGTCATTGGCTAAAGGAGACTTATTTCCAATGTCCTCCGCCAAAATCAACAGGTCGAGAGCTATTCGGGCGCATCAACCTAGAGCAACGCCTGAACGGATTGGGAGGAAACTGCTCTGCCAACGATGTCGTCGCTACACTGACAGGCTTCAGTGCAGCAGTTGTAGCACAAGATCTTAAACAGCTGATGAGACGCAATCGAATTCGGCCAATAGAATTGATCGTTGCTGGTGGCGGCTGCAATAATCCAGCATTGATGGGCGAATTAAAACAACGTTGTCGCGGCGTTCAACTGAGTAGTAGCCAAGATATTGGGATTCCAGTAGAAGCACGGGAAGCGCTGGTATTTGCGCTGCTTGCTTGGTGGCATCAACGCCAACACCCCGCCAATGTCCCATCGATCACGGGTGCAAGTCAAGAAGCTGTACTCGGGGTTATGGTGAATCCGGTCTAACCCCAGCGGCAGTGCCCCCCTTTGGCTGAGTTGGTACCACGGCAACCGATGGGAAACCCAGCGCAACCGTCAGTGTTGCCGGAATCTAAGCAGAGGCCTTTTCCGCTTCCTGATGTTGAACATCGTGCTGGATTAACGCACATGGGCTACGTTGCTGGCGGTCGTCCAAATCTTTCCTCAATCAAGGCCATCAAGCTGAAATGACACATAGATTTTTAAGCAGAGCCACGCTAACCCAAGGAAACTTAGGTTTCCTACTGCTTAGCATCTGTTGAGCAGAAACGACCAGATCATTGATCGTAAATTGAAGTTTCTTCGATAAAAACAAGTATGCAGGGAGTGGTCAAAGATTGATTTATGTGTCTTTGTCATGATTTGCCCTCACGCCAGGTTTCGTGGTCCAGTCCACATCTCAGCCCTATCGCAGCAACACATCTGAGTATGGCTGAATGTACAGCTCTCGATGAATTTCTGAAAGCAGTGGTATGTTCACCTCCGTTGTTATCAGCAACTAACAAGTTGCTTACCCATTTTCACGAAGTGGGATAAGCAGTCGCCCAAATTAAGGTCGCGGATCATTAGATTTCTAAATCTATTCTAGCTATGCAAAGTGCTTTGCGTGTATGCCCGCTCGTACTATGGGAAACACCCCGGTTTGTAAACGATGCAATGAAGTGACGGAACAGGTTGCATGACGAAACGAACAGACCTGAATAGCGTTCCCTTAGTTGTCACCACTGCGATGAGTTCAAACGCAAATGCTGCAGCGCTTTACGAGCAAATCAGCAAAAATCCGGAACAAACGCAAGCTT comes from the Synechococcus sp. M16CYN genome and includes:
- a CDS encoding SLC13 family permease translates to MAELISALQTPHALITLSVLGLAVILFVTGALAPELTGLLSLGLLLASGVLTPREALAGFGSPALITLIGLFPVSAALFKSGALDRLRSLIASEQIRSPRRLIALMAFVIAPVSGVVPNTPVVASLLPVIENWCHRHDISPSRVLLPLSFSTVLGGTLTLLGSSVNLLISDISQQLGYGPFELFSFTLIGLPVWLVGALYLVMAPRILLPDRGHDLDDLNLSSQRSGYCTEVTIPSDSELVGRSLLNSRLQRRFDVDVLELQRGSERLLPPLADRLLEAGDHLILRVTRADLLRLQQDQTVHLTTQKQKPGSSLDPGQGSGQKTIEALLPAGSTLAGASLRELRFRQRHNATVLALRRGQETVQERLGQVVLRGGDVLLLQAPLDSIRGLQSSNDLLVLDRLEDDLPTVGRKPVMVSITVLMLILPTITPMPLVAAVLLAMVSVVATGCLNLGELQRSIRLDVFLLLGSLTSFSVALQATGLADALASSVQQWIDGWPTYNALVVIFIGTTLLTQIMSNAASVALLAPVAVQLAPALGLSPSALLITVLFGTSQSFLTPVGYQTNLMVFGPGRYCFLDVTRYGLGLTLIMTTLVPTLILWHYS
- a CDS encoding potassium transporter TrkG — protein: MLARQAIQQNQGWRIRLTVPQFTVVTALLVVLLGTLLLATSLCSSTRVGLWEALFTATSAITVTGLSIIDVGVDLTGVGQAVLALMILTGGLGLMAITTFLQGFVMHGTALRRRLDRGQTLDEFGVGGVGSTFRAITLTALVVITLGAVVLYNYGFDDISNSRERLWAAVFHSISAYNNAGFGLWSNSLERYHSSPTVNAVVMLLVIMGGLGWRVTSDVARQGLRPNRRRLSLHSRLVIHTTMLLIGFGTLGLAMTEWLNKGEVFIEMTWPERWMTALFESVTARTAGFTTIPLSLENITESGLLLLMTLMFIGASPGGTGGGIKTTTVVALMAATRSTLRGREAVVIRNREITDKIVLRAVGITMASLLFVLGMALLISIGSNLNGGDSFTFLEMLFTCISAFATVGLDLGVIEKLSHFGQTVLLIGMFVGRLGILLLLSAIWETATREQIHIYRQNRIGYPREDLYV
- a CDS encoding TrkA family potassium uptake protein, encoding MKEWWRWSPLQNGERLGFAIIGVGRFGIAVCRELLQNGADVLAVDRSARAVEELRQVEQSMEARIVDCTDEESLREAGVLDMGTVVVAISEPIEASITATLIAKDSDGSRVKQVIARATSDLHEKMLKRVGADRVIFPSRMQGERLGLELVRPNLMERLALDGQHCIEEIKVPELFVGRSLRDLNLRKNFRVNVLAAGSQSSLTVNPPASHVLEQGHLLVVMGLVDDLRRLPKM
- a CDS encoding anhydro-N-acetylmuramic acid kinase, with the translated sequence MRCLGLMSGTSADGVDAVLADFQGAPNRPKWQLIRHIHSPYPESLKQRVVDAGQSKAYSAEAWLDLAEAITEAQVRAAQSCDPGEEAYLIGCHGQTVCHRPPNSKQRGASWQVLQAPLLAQLLGRPVIYDFRATDLALGGQGAPLVCKADAALIGRIDGWRAFLNLGGISNLTLIPPRCGPERFAAMRGWDCGPANSLIDLAVQHFSDRALNFDCGGAMALAGRCDEMTIRHWLKETYFQCPPPKSTGRELFGRINLEQRLNGLGGNCSANDVVATLTGFSAAVVAQDLKQLMRRNRIRPIELIVAGGGCNNPALMGELKQRCRGVQLSSSQDIGIPVEAREALVFALLAWWHQRQHPANVPSITGASQEAVLGVMVNPV